One part of the Oceanispirochaeta sp. M1 genome encodes these proteins:
- a CDS encoding ABC transporter ATP-binding protein: MSNIMEFRNVQFNWYRKKNPLFPSLDMQVPTGIASALLGPNGAGKTTIMDLSLGWRTPQSGEILLQDYPISQWSPRKRGQFMALVPQDEIIQFDYSVLEYILLGRSPYLPTLGNPGQDDKRIALEALEEAGIAHLVKRRVSRLSGGERQLVLLARALTQQPKLLLLDEPASHLDLHNREKIIQILQKLKQKGISLFFTSHDPELVIRLADHAILLKNGSVIQSGPSESILNDKNLTDLYNIPVKIGKIEGHKVMIWGQS; encoded by the coding sequence ATGAGTAATATCATGGAATTCCGGAATGTCCAATTTAACTGGTATCGAAAAAAAAATCCCCTCTTCCCCTCTTTAGATATGCAGGTGCCCACAGGAATAGCATCGGCTCTATTAGGGCCCAACGGAGCAGGAAAAACGACAATTATGGATCTGTCTCTCGGTTGGCGCACTCCACAGAGTGGTGAGATACTGCTTCAGGACTATCCCATCAGCCAGTGGAGTCCCAGAAAAAGAGGCCAGTTTATGGCACTGGTTCCACAGGATGAAATAATACAATTCGATTATTCTGTTCTGGAATATATTCTTCTGGGACGAAGTCCCTACCTCCCGACCCTTGGAAATCCTGGACAGGATGATAAAAGAATCGCTCTGGAAGCTCTGGAAGAGGCTGGGATCGCTCATCTTGTAAAAAGGAGAGTATCCCGTCTAAGCGGAGGAGAACGGCAGCTGGTCCTGCTCGCAAGAGCACTGACTCAACAGCCGAAGCTGCTGCTCCTGGACGAACCGGCATCCCATCTTGATCTGCATAACAGGGAAAAAATCATCCAGATATTGCAAAAACTTAAGCAGAAGGGGATCAGCCTCTTTTTTACATCCCACGATCCGGAACTGGTAATTCGCCTGGCAGACCATGCCATCCTTCTGAAAAACGGATCTGTAATTCAATCTGGACCTTCAGAGAGTATTCTCAATGATAAAAACCTGACGGACCTCTACAACATTCCGGTAAAAATAGGAAAGATAGAGGGACATAAAGTTATGATATGGGGCCAATCCTGA
- a CDS encoding iron ABC transporter permease: MEKKNPVWIKNLLLIFLLTALFVGSLLLGRYPEPGFINIHNIRTDPIAWNIILNLRLPRIITAVILGSTLALTGLVFQTILGNPLVEAGFLGISQGAAFGAALMIILNIKIPIAITLSAALFSLTALGLTWFLARAIRFGGWIIRLILAGIIISAMFSSGLGILKYLADPRSQLQEITFWMMGGLSGIGWTELKYLIPFTVPSLFLIFILRWRLNLLSMGDRTAHSLGISPVLEKNFFLLIAVLATASVVSYCGIIGWIGLIIPHIARRISGSDTSKSVPTALLTGGIFALICDDAARTISTGEIPLGILTSLSGALIFTLLMVFSPIQKHI; the protein is encoded by the coding sequence GTGGAGAAAAAAAATCCTGTCTGGATAAAAAATCTTTTACTTATTTTTTTATTGACAGCTCTGTTTGTCGGTTCACTACTGCTGGGACGTTATCCAGAACCGGGTTTTATAAATATCCATAATATTCGTACAGATCCCATAGCCTGGAATATCATTCTGAACCTACGACTTCCACGTATTATAACAGCTGTGATTCTGGGAAGTACACTTGCATTGACAGGACTGGTATTTCAGACAATTCTTGGCAATCCCCTTGTTGAAGCGGGCTTTTTAGGAATCTCCCAGGGGGCGGCCTTCGGAGCTGCACTGATGATAATCCTTAATATAAAGATCCCCATAGCCATCACACTTTCGGCAGCCCTATTCTCTTTGACCGCCCTGGGACTTACATGGTTCCTGGCCAGGGCGATCCGTTTCGGTGGCTGGATTATCCGATTGATCCTTGCCGGAATTATCATCTCGGCCATGTTCTCTTCGGGTCTTGGGATTTTGAAATATCTTGCAGATCCGAGAAGCCAGCTTCAGGAAATAACATTTTGGATGATGGGGGGACTGTCCGGGATAGGATGGACTGAACTGAAATACCTGATTCCCTTTACCGTACCATCCCTTTTCCTGATTTTCATACTGAGGTGGCGGCTGAATCTTCTCTCAATGGGGGATAGAACAGCCCATTCACTTGGAATATCTCCGGTTCTGGAGAAGAATTTTTTCCTGTTGATTGCAGTACTTGCGACTGCATCAGTGGTCTCATATTGCGGAATCATTGGTTGGATCGGACTGATAATCCCCCATATTGCCAGGAGAATATCCGGCAGCGATACATCGAAGTCCGTTCCGACAGCACTTTTAACAGGCGGCATCTTTGCCCTGATTTGCGATGATGCTGCACGAACAATCAGTACTGGTGAGATTCCTCTTGGCATTCTGACATCCCTTTCGGGTGCACTGATCTTTACTCTTCTAATGGTTTTTTCACCCATACAGAAGCATATATGA
- a CDS encoding ABC transporter substrate-binding protein gives MKALNFIFTLLLVSQSFLWGNGSRETSDSIIKEKRENPITIQDSLGRTVVLPEIPQRIIQTGSSAFLINDAIYLFPEASERVVAMSDSNQKRGYFLPILDPEYDKKIILPRTINIEEIMAASPDLLIVKDFLFSKYDKEFKKVGIPVIYLNLESPEAWEADLAILGQIFGNQKRAEELQRLFTEYTMNVLRPLENIDQENKKRNLILYYSEKDGTGAFQVPPLTYIQTRMLKMSGSEPVWSEADLGTKWTKVGFEQIAAWDPDQIFLISYRSPISEVLKIIDESPYWQELRAYKEKEIHPFPMDFHSWDQPDPRWLIGLQWMAYISHQEYYSDLDMDKVAERFFADFYNISEEDYRSKIYPFIEGIK, from the coding sequence ATGAAAGCACTTAATTTTATATTTACACTACTCTTAGTCAGTCAGTCTTTTTTATGGGGAAACGGTTCCCGGGAAACATCTGATTCGATTATAAAAGAAAAAAGAGAGAATCCAATAACAATTCAGGACTCACTTGGAAGAACAGTCGTCCTGCCGGAAATTCCTCAAAGAATTATTCAAACCGGCTCCTCCGCCTTTCTTATAAATGATGCCATCTATTTGTTTCCTGAAGCAAGTGAACGTGTAGTAGCCATGTCAGACAGTAATCAGAAAAGAGGATATTTTCTTCCAATTCTTGACCCTGAATATGATAAAAAGATCATACTCCCCCGTACGATTAATATTGAAGAGATAATGGCAGCATCACCGGATTTGCTTATAGTGAAGGATTTTCTATTCAGTAAATATGATAAGGAATTCAAGAAGGTCGGGATTCCGGTCATCTATCTGAACCTGGAATCACCCGAAGCCTGGGAGGCGGATCTTGCCATTCTTGGACAAATATTCGGCAATCAGAAAAGAGCAGAAGAATTACAAAGACTCTTTACCGAATACACAATGAACGTTCTCCGTCCTCTTGAAAATATTGATCAGGAAAATAAGAAGAGGAACCTCATCCTCTATTACTCCGAGAAAGACGGAACCGGAGCATTTCAGGTCCCCCCTTTGACATATATCCAGACCAGAATGCTGAAAATGTCTGGCTCAGAGCCCGTATGGTCTGAAGCAGATCTGGGAACAAAGTGGACAAAGGTAGGATTTGAACAGATAGCAGCCTGGGATCCTGATCAGATCTTTTTAATATCTTATAGGAGTCCTATCTCAGAGGTCCTGAAGATCATAGATGAGAGCCCTTACTGGCAGGAATTGCGTGCCTATAAAGAAAAGGAGATTCACCCTTTCCCTATGGATTTTCATAGCTGGGATCAACCGGACCCACGATGGCTGATAGGTCTGCAATGGATGGCCTATATCTCACATCAAGAGTATTATTCAGACTTGGATATGGATAAAGTTGCAGAAAGATTCTTTGCCGATTTCTATAACATCTCTGAGGAGGATTACCGCAGCAAGATTTATCCTTTCATAGAAGGGATAAAATAG
- a CDS encoding LacI family DNA-binding transcriptional regulator produces the protein MTIKDIARHAGVSVSTVSRVMNQKPDVKSETHERVTLAIEKLGYSPNSVARGLVLQRSNVIGFIASDITNPNFPQLARAVVARAKTHGYSVMIFDTAHDSKVEKEALRLLQSRQVDGIILNFGEANTDELEKLKKENFPIVQVYRKTPRSAISTIALNNQESGYKATRYLLDLGHKKIGHITPGIETQSGLERLTGYRQALEDAGILYNEQLVINGVNTAASGQECMKQLLELEESVTAVFVSHDMMAVGAYEAIYSKGMQIPDDISIIGHDNIPIGNFVRPKLTTMDTHKDKLGEAGIDLLIEEIENSATLGKERVFSADILIRESCGKIS, from the coding sequence GTGACAATTAAAGATATTGCCAGACATGCAGGAGTCTCTGTATCGACAGTCTCCAGAGTTATGAATCAGAAACCTGATGTTAAATCTGAGACCCATGAACGGGTCACTCTGGCAATTGAGAAACTGGGATACAGTCCTAACAGTGTTGCAAGGGGTCTAGTTTTACAGCGATCCAATGTTATCGGCTTTATTGCCAGTGATATTACAAATCCAAACTTTCCCCAATTGGCAAGAGCCGTCGTTGCCAGAGCAAAAACCCATGGTTATTCTGTTATGATTTTTGATACTGCCCATGATAGTAAAGTAGAGAAGGAAGCCCTTCGGCTTTTGCAGAGTCGTCAGGTCGATGGAATTATTCTTAATTTTGGTGAAGCTAATACAGATGAACTTGAAAAGTTAAAGAAAGAAAACTTTCCAATTGTGCAGGTTTATCGGAAGACTCCACGCTCAGCCATATCCACCATAGCCTTAAATAATCAAGAGTCCGGATATAAGGCAACCAGATATCTATTGGATTTAGGTCATAAGAAAATTGGACATATAACCCCGGGTATAGAGACGCAATCAGGGCTTGAACGATTAACAGGCTACAGGCAGGCACTGGAAGATGCAGGTATTCTGTATAATGAACAGTTGGTAATTAACGGTGTGAATACTGCTGCTTCGGGTCAGGAGTGTATGAAACAACTTTTAGAGCTTGAAGAGTCTGTTACAGCCGTATTTGTCTCCCACGATATGATGGCAGTAGGGGCTTATGAAGCTATTTATTCCAAGGGGATGCAGATACCCGATGACATTTCAATAATCGGTCATGATAATATTCCCATTGGTAATTTTGTCAGACCCAAATTGACGACCATGGATACCCATAAAGACAAATTGGGAGAAGCTGGAATTGATCTACTCATAGAAGAGATAGAGAATTCAGCTACTTTAGGAAAAGAAAGAGTTTTTTCAGCAGATATTCTTATCAGAGAATCCTGTGGGAAGATTAGTTAG
- a CDS encoding ADP-ribosylglycohydrolase family protein has translation MNQDYKNRSIAAMVSLGIGDASGDLGRDNDVRQKYGIVTQLLPEGKSTDDTEFSVLSARALLDHKENFTSQGVAETWRRLVLSDGGARARGGTPLYGALWNLSQGMEPPLSGQDNTLNIDDGAAMRAVPFSVYSLGDPDEAARLAAIDACVSHDRDGIWAAQAIAAAVASALSGADVDEVIEQGRRFIPEDSWLGRKMDEAMGILDEFDDPFDQYEALHTRLWAPRHSVSPEAIPQVFALFKMCKGEFRKGFLLSANFGRDADTICALTLALCGASQGLDVIPKEWIEQVKQPAGVCLRFAAEENLVDLTEKLIDAALSMKSGESKSR, from the coding sequence ATGAATCAAGATTATAAAAATAGATCTATTGCAGCCATGGTATCACTTGGAATCGGTGATGCTTCGGGAGACTTGGGAAGAGACAATGATGTAAGGCAGAAATACGGCATAGTGACACAGCTGCTTCCTGAAGGAAAAAGTACGGATGATACAGAATTCTCTGTGTTATCTGCCAGAGCTCTTTTGGATCATAAAGAAAATTTCACTTCCCAGGGTGTTGCAGAAACATGGCGCCGACTTGTTCTGAGCGATGGTGGAGCAAGAGCGAGAGGTGGGACACCTCTTTACGGTGCACTTTGGAACCTCTCTCAGGGTATGGAACCGCCTTTATCAGGCCAGGATAATACCCTCAATATTGATGATGGTGCCGCAATGCGTGCTGTTCCCTTTTCAGTCTATTCTCTTGGAGACCCGGATGAGGCTGCCCGTTTAGCGGCAATTGATGCCTGTGTCAGTCATGATAGAGACGGTATCTGGGCTGCACAGGCTATAGCTGCGGCCGTTGCTTCCGCATTATCCGGAGCCGATGTAGATGAGGTTATTGAACAAGGACGCCGTTTTATCCCGGAAGATAGCTGGCTTGGAAGAAAAATGGATGAGGCAATGGGGATTCTCGATGAATTTGATGACCCTTTTGACCAGTATGAGGCCCTTCACACAAGACTCTGGGCTCCCCGTCATTCGGTCTCTCCTGAAGCAATTCCTCAGGTTTTTGCTCTCTTCAAAATGTGTAAAGGTGAGTTCAGGAAGGGTTTTCTCCTCTCAGCAAACTTCGGCAGGGATGCGGATACAATCTGTGCCCTGACCCTTGCTCTCTGTGGTGCCTCTCAGGGGCTGGATGTTATTCCCAAAGAATGGATAGAGCAAGTAAAACAGCCAGCTGGAGTTTGTCTCAGATTTGCTGCAGAAGAGAACCTTGTAGATCTGACTGAAAAATTGATTGATGCTGCCCTCAGTATGAAATCAGGGGAGAGTAAATCTAGATGA
- a CDS encoding sugar ABC transporter permease — translation MRSETKRRLKRDRQLYIMLLPVLLFFFIWHYIPMWGARIAFQDMRYIGANEWVGLKHFKMLFSSPVFFRVFMNTVTISTMKIILIFPLPIFLAFSFNELRGSIYRNALQSVIYIPHFLSWVVISGIFISLLASPDGVINQIITLFGGDPVSFMTSTRHIRWVFVFSEAWRSIGWDSILYIAAINSISQGLYDAATVDGASKFQQAMKITLPSIAPTIITMFILNLGFFMNAGFDQVFNMMNDAVINHVDIIDTYVYRVGLTKGNFSLGTAAGLFKGVIGIILILGTDKISRKISGEGVW, via the coding sequence ATGAGAAGTGAAACCAAACGAAGATTGAAGAGGGACAGACAGCTCTATATCATGCTTCTGCCGGTTTTACTCTTCTTCTTTATCTGGCATTACATACCAATGTGGGGGGCGAGGATTGCATTTCAGGATATGCGATATATTGGTGCCAATGAATGGGTAGGATTGAAGCATTTCAAGATGCTGTTCTCATCTCCTGTCTTTTTCAGAGTGTTCATGAATACTGTAACCATCAGTACCATGAAGATCATACTGATATTTCCTCTGCCAATATTTCTAGCATTTTCCTTTAATGAACTGAGAGGATCAATATATCGAAATGCATTACAGTCTGTTATTTATATTCCTCATTTTCTATCCTGGGTCGTAATTTCCGGGATATTTATATCTCTCCTTGCATCACCTGACGGAGTAATCAATCAGATAATCACTTTATTCGGTGGAGACCCTGTCTCCTTTATGACATCAACAAGACACATTCGATGGGTCTTTGTGTTTAGTGAAGCCTGGCGGAGTATCGGATGGGATTCCATTCTTTATATTGCGGCTATAAACAGTATCTCCCAGGGCTTATACGATGCCGCTACAGTTGATGGGGCCAGTAAGTTTCAGCAGGCTATGAAAATTACACTTCCAAGCATAGCTCCGACGATTATCACTATGTTCATTCTTAATCTTGGTTTTTTCATGAATGCCGGTTTTGATCAGGTTTTCAATATGATGAATGATGCGGTCATAAATCATGTGGATATTATTGATACATATGTATACCGGGTCGGCCTGACCAAGGGGAATTTTTCTCTAGGTACTGCTGCAGGCCTGTTTAAGGGTGTAATAGGTATCATTCTTATTCTGGGAACTGACAAAATAAGCAGGAAAATCTCCGGGGAGGGGGTATGGTAA
- a CDS encoding carbohydrate ABC transporter permease gives MVKKKSRMSPAYIFIVISLALLAIVMIYPIYNQLVISLTGPEYIAQADGTSIIPRGITLSTYRSVLAIPKVYLGVLNSLLITSVGLMVNLVLTSMGAYVLIKKDLLGRNVFMTLIIITMIFEGGLIPDYFLMKNLHLLDSYWSVILYKAVNPYYLIILMRFFSSVPKSLFEAARVDGYSEFKILFKIVLPISLSGIATIALFYGVFHWNEYFRSMIYLTSQVKWPLQVVLRELIVSMEKAAFIGATNFLKGSGAANIDFKAIKAALIIIAILPILMFYPFVLKYFVKGRTAGAVKE, from the coding sequence ATGGTAAAGAAAAAATCCAGAATGAGCCCGGCTTATATTTTTATTGTCATATCATTGGCTCTGCTTGCTATTGTCATGATTTACCCTATTTACAATCAATTGGTTATATCCTTAACAGGCCCTGAATATATTGCCCAGGCGGATGGAACTTCAATCATCCCCAGGGGTATCACCCTCAGTACCTATAGATCAGTTCTGGCTATTCCCAAGGTTTACCTCGGTGTTCTCAACAGCCTGCTGATTACTTCTGTCGGATTAATGGTCAATCTTGTACTTACAAGTATGGGGGCTTATGTTCTGATTAAAAAGGATCTGCTGGGTCGGAATGTTTTTATGACCTTGATAATCATAACTATGATCTTTGAGGGCGGACTCATACCGGATTATTTTCTAATGAAAAATCTGCATCTGCTGGACAGCTATTGGTCTGTAATCCTGTATAAGGCAGTGAATCCCTATTACCTGATAATTCTGATGCGATTTTTTTCTTCCGTGCCTAAGTCCCTGTTTGAAGCTGCCAGGGTGGATGGATACAGTGAATTTAAAATTCTTTTTAAGATTGTACTCCCTATCTCTCTATCCGGAATTGCCACAATCGCCCTGTTTTATGGTGTCTTTCACTGGAATGAATACTTCAGATCCATGATCTATCTGACAAGCCAGGTTAAATGGCCTCTTCAGGTCGTTCTGAGGGAACTGATAGTTTCAATGGAAAAAGCTGCCTTTATCGGAGCCACCAATTTTTTAAAGGGATCAGGTGCAGCCAATATTGATTTCAAAGCAATCAAGGCAGCTCTGATTATCATCGCGATTTTACCGATTCTCATGTTCTATCCCTTTGTTCTCAAATACTTTGTAAAAGGCAGAACAGCCGGAGCGGTAAAGGAATAA
- a CDS encoding extracellular solute-binding protein → MKKKVLALLTLLTLTSALFAGGAQEEAPVQDGVVSIKIVAKDFPDTDPANIAHLRNIEAGFEAYTGQKIALELVPVPEGAYGEKLNLMLLAGNIPDLIYFQGGDEVIANQGLLVDLGPYIKSSEVMQDVLMDFNKDRLANYPYLLWLAPPRARTAVIREDWFNEAGGEIPVTVDDYTELFRSIKNNHPEAFVMTDTGNTGRMDFTFNHAFGLNATWVRENGAYVYNKVSEGSRNKLAYYQKMYAEGILDPEYVTTKWDSMEDKLYTNQVAMVYGTAGIVLDIYNDKLMENQGVGVVALPPAKGIGQGYSVSSAKETRGWGISTTSKNPDVVFELLEFLATDEGQTLDRYGVEGTHYNVVDGKVEFTEEKENWWPHFHEVMAWDAPTPLLGENGLKGWEFIQKYSVGDPDFPIPEELSPTWDALENLYKEYSYKIISGEYSIDKFDEFVSQWYDLGGTKVTDYANEVMK, encoded by the coding sequence ATGAAAAAAAAGGTTTTAGCACTACTGACCCTTCTCACTTTGACATCGGCACTCTTTGCCGGGGGGGCGCAGGAAGAAGCTCCTGTTCAGGATGGAGTTGTTTCCATCAAAATTGTAGCCAAGGATTTTCCGGATACTGATCCGGCGAACATTGCACATCTAAGGAACATTGAAGCAGGATTTGAAGCTTATACAGGTCAGAAAATTGCCCTGGAACTCGTTCCAGTACCAGAGGGTGCCTATGGTGAGAAATTAAATCTCATGCTCTTAGCTGGTAATATTCCAGACCTGATTTACTTTCAGGGTGGAGATGAAGTTATTGCCAACCAGGGACTTCTTGTAGATCTGGGACCATATATTAAGTCCTCTGAAGTCATGCAGGATGTTTTGATGGATTTCAATAAAGATAGATTAGCCAATTATCCATATCTACTCTGGCTGGCACCTCCTCGGGCTAGAACTGCTGTAATCCGAGAAGATTGGTTTAATGAAGCCGGAGGTGAAATTCCAGTCACTGTAGATGATTATACTGAATTGTTCAGATCAATTAAAAACAATCATCCCGAAGCCTTTGTTATGACAGATACCGGAAACACAGGACGTATGGATTTTACCTTTAATCATGCATTCGGACTGAATGCTACATGGGTCAGGGAAAATGGAGCTTATGTCTATAATAAGGTTTCTGAAGGTTCCAGAAACAAACTGGCCTACTATCAGAAAATGTACGCAGAGGGAATCCTTGATCCAGAATATGTAACCACTAAGTGGGATTCCATGGAAGATAAACTGTATACGAATCAAGTAGCTATGGTTTATGGAACAGCTGGAATCGTACTTGATATTTACAATGATAAACTAATGGAAAACCAGGGAGTCGGAGTTGTTGCACTTCCTCCTGCCAAAGGGATCGGTCAGGGATATTCTGTATCCTCTGCTAAAGAGACAAGAGGCTGGGGCATTAGCACAACAAGCAAAAATCCAGATGTTGTTTTTGAACTACTTGAATTTCTCGCTACTGACGAAGGACAGACTCTGGATCGTTATGGTGTTGAGGGGACTCATTATAATGTAGTTGACGGTAAAGTTGAATTTACTGAAGAAAAAGAAAACTGGTGGCCTCATTTTCATGAAGTCATGGCTTGGGATGCTCCTACTCCCCTTCTGGGAGAGAATGGTCTGAAAGGCTGGGAATTCATCCAGAAATATTCAGTGGGTGATCCCGACTTTCCAATTCCTGAAGAACTTTCTCCCACCTGGGATGCTCTGGAAAATCTGTACAAAGAGTACAGCTACAAAATAATCAGTGGAGAATACAGCATTGATAAATTCGATGAGTTTGTCAGCCAGTGGTATGATTTAGGTGGAACCAAAGTAACTGACTATGCCAATGAAGTCATGAAGTAA
- a CDS encoding ADP-ribosylglycohydrolase family protein codes for MIETEEYLHKVYAGLLGKCIGVRLGAPVEPTIWTYERIEQCYGEIRGYIKDYKNFAADDDVNGPLFFIRSLIDEPGPLTPQKVGKSWLNYTREGIGFYWWGGYGRSTEHTAYLNLKSGIQAPESGSIAVNGETIAEQIGGQIFIDSWGWIHPGDVKEAARCTAIAASVGHDRNGIYGGVFIASCISQAFLGGTIETIIETALKEIPEDCEYARVVKAVRDFYTEAPDDWRSARLFLEKNFGYDRYGGVCHIIPNAGVCALSLYYGQADFARTVEIATMSGWDTDCNAGNVGAILGVLKGTEGIPDHYRRPINDWHAASSISGALNNIDLPTASRELAVLGLEKMGRTVPDSIRRGCFSDDIILDFSLPGSSCGLRTSSAYLSPIAPGEEMHRSGAVTILLDRLVRGDSSSIYYKPYYRRSDFDDERYRPSFTPLATEGQTLRIKGFLETMSGSRITLAPYVKDAVSGEIQQDSEIFLQGDQEFSLQWTLPKCPFAIAEVGILINSVEAPKFLGKLMITDFSITGKRQFQIDYKDEYKEFDGLSRCSAVGGAWELEDNALHVITQNDFQLYSGAYYTTDSRVKAVLIPDQGFSHLLAFRCRGAEYGYFFGLHEADKVSLIKRNGKNQILEQADFTWSLGNKYELEVTVESYKGKCRIQGFISGERIIDFTDSDPQPYGMAGLAKWKAGRTHFISLSAEEF; via the coding sequence ATGATTGAAACAGAAGAATATTTACATAAAGTCTATGCAGGATTACTTGGAAAATGTATTGGTGTCCGTCTTGGTGCTCCAGTTGAACCAACAATATGGACCTACGAACGAATTGAACAATGCTATGGTGAAATTCGGGGTTATATAAAAGATTATAAGAATTTTGCTGCAGATGATGATGTTAATGGCCCTCTGTTTTTTATACGATCTCTCATTGATGAACCGGGTCCCCTTACTCCACAGAAAGTAGGAAAATCCTGGTTGAATTATACTCGGGAAGGAATCGGATTTTATTGGTGGGGCGGTTACGGCAGAAGTACGGAGCATACGGCCTATCTGAATCTGAAGTCAGGGATACAGGCCCCTGAATCAGGCAGTATTGCAGTTAATGGTGAAACCATTGCTGAACAGATAGGAGGGCAGATCTTTATAGACTCATGGGGATGGATTCATCCTGGAGATGTGAAAGAAGCTGCTCGTTGTACTGCTATCGCTGCCAGTGTCGGTCATGATCGTAATGGTATATACGGTGGTGTTTTCATTGCTTCCTGTATCTCTCAGGCTTTTCTGGGAGGAACAATAGAAACCATTATCGAGACGGCATTGAAGGAAATTCCTGAGGACTGTGAATATGCCCGCGTCGTGAAGGCTGTAAGGGATTTTTATACAGAAGCTCCAGATGACTGGCGTAGTGCCAGATTATTCCTGGAAAAGAATTTCGGATATGACCGTTATGGTGGTGTCTGTCATATTATTCCTAATGCCGGTGTGTGTGCCCTCTCTCTCTATTACGGTCAAGCCGATTTTGCAAGGACTGTAGAAATTGCCACAATGAGTGGCTGGGACACAGACTGTAATGCTGGTAATGTAGGCGCCATCCTGGGAGTTCTCAAGGGTACTGAGGGAATTCCTGATCATTACCGCAGGCCTATTAATGACTGGCATGCTGCCAGCTCAATTTCCGGAGCCCTGAATAATATTGATCTACCCACTGCAAGCCGGGAACTGGCTGTATTGGGACTTGAAAAAATGGGAAGGACTGTTCCTGATTCAATAAGAAGAGGTTGTTTCAGTGATGATATCATTCTTGACTTCTCTCTTCCGGGCTCCAGCTGTGGTCTGAGAACTTCATCGGCCTATCTCTCTCCCATCGCTCCCGGAGAAGAAATGCATCGAAGTGGTGCTGTAACAATTCTACTGGATCGTCTGGTCCGAGGAGACAGTTCATCAATCTATTATAAACCCTATTATCGTCGCAGTGATTTTGATGATGAACGCTACAGACCGAGTTTTACTCCTCTGGCAACTGAGGGACAGACTTTAAGAATAAAGGGCTTTCTGGAAACCATGAGTGGAAGCAGAATTACTTTGGCACCCTATGTCAAAGATGCTGTCAGTGGAGAAATTCAGCAGGATAGTGAAATCTTCCTGCAGGGAGACCAGGAGTTCTCTCTCCAGTGGACTCTTCCCAAATGCCCCTTTGCCATTGCTGAAGTAGGAATCCTGATCAACTCTGTAGAAGCCCCTAAGTTTCTGGGTAAGCTTATGATCACTGATTTTTCAATTACAGGGAAACGACAGTTCCAGATTGATTACAAAGATGAATATAAAGAATTCGACGGTCTCTCAAGATGTTCTGCCGTAGGTGGTGCCTGGGAGTTGGAAGATAATGCCCTTCATGTCATTACACAAAATGATTTTCAGCTCTATTCAGGAGCCTATTACACCACAGACAGCAGGGTTAAAGCTGTACTGATACCGGATCAGGGATTCAGTCACCTTCTGGCCTTTCGCTGCAGGGGTGCTGAATACGGCTATTTTTTCGGTTTGCATGAAGCCGATAAAGTATCATTGATTAAAAGAAATGGTAAAAATCAGATTCTTGAACAAGCAGATTTCACCTGGTCCCTGGGTAATAAATATGAATTGGAAGTTACAGTAGAATCATACAAGGGAAAATGCAGAATCCAGGGATTTATTTCTGGAGAGCGAATCATTGATTTCACTGATTCTGATCCTCAGCCCTATGGAATGGCGGGTCTTGCAAAATGGAAGGCAGGAAGAACTCATTTCATCAGTCTGAGTGCAGAGGAGTTCTGA
- a CDS encoding citrate lyase acyl carrier protein, producing the protein METSAGSTGKSDVLVTVQRIKGDLKIELKSTLKNLYSESQKLIIKDTVNKLKEDHLLISVEDNQALDFVLKARLKAAVSALQRTEESS; encoded by the coding sequence TTGGAGACTAGTGCTGGTTCTACTGGAAAATCTGATGTTTTAGTGACAGTTCAGAGAATAAAGGGAGACTTGAAAATCGAACTGAAATCGACTCTGAAAAACTTATATTCTGAAAGCCAGAAACTGATAATTAAAGACACAGTGAATAAGCTGAAAGAGGATCATCTCCTTATATCTGTAGAGGATAATCAGGCTCTGGATTTTGTTCTGAAAGCCCGCCTGAAAGCAGCTGTATCGGCCTTGCAGAGAACGGAGGAATCATCATGA